One window from the genome of Pedobacter schmidteae encodes:
- a CDS encoding aminoacetone oxidase family FAD-binding enzyme: MLILHKNNNINGLMDADAIIIGAGACGLMCAVQAGYLGKRVILLEKNVQAGAKILISGGGRCNYTNMFATDEQFISANKHFVKSAFNQWTVADTISFFETYGIYGKEKTLGQLFPEGNNAKDIVNVFTSICDDFGQQLICDATVNTVDILTDGFSVQYDKAGKIRTLKAPKLVIASGGLPIPKMGATDFALRFARKQGLGIIETAPALVPLTITGKDEEWYAQLSGNSVFCRVSNDKITFEENILFTHWGLSGPAILQISSYWRRGEVFNVDLLPNQNITTLIENERKQNGKLLLSTLFNRLYTRKFTEAMAKYLPVDKQVAALTRIEIEQIEQTIHFFKVKPAGDKGYDKAEVMRGGIDTNELSSKTLECKTIPGLYFGGECVDVTGWLGGYNFQWAWASGFVIAQQL, from the coding sequence ATGCTTATTTTGCACAAAAATAACAATATAAACGGATTGATGGATGCAGATGCTATAATTATTGGTGCCGGAGCTTGTGGATTGATGTGTGCAGTGCAGGCCGGTTACCTTGGCAAAAGAGTTATATTGCTGGAAAAGAATGTACAAGCAGGAGCCAAAATACTGATATCCGGAGGTGGCAGGTGCAACTATACCAATATGTTTGCTACTGATGAACAGTTCATTTCGGCCAATAAGCATTTTGTAAAGTCGGCTTTTAATCAATGGACCGTGGCCGACACCATCAGTTTTTTTGAAACTTATGGTATTTATGGAAAAGAGAAAACCCTTGGACAATTGTTTCCGGAGGGGAATAATGCAAAAGATATTGTCAATGTATTTACCAGCATCTGCGACGATTTTGGGCAACAACTGATTTGCGATGCAACGGTAAATACGGTGGATATACTGACCGACGGTTTTAGTGTACAGTATGATAAAGCAGGAAAAATCAGGACATTAAAAGCACCCAAACTAGTGATTGCCAGTGGTGGCCTGCCCATCCCAAAAATGGGGGCTACAGATTTTGCGCTACGTTTTGCCCGTAAACAGGGACTTGGAATTATAGAAACGGCGCCGGCATTGGTGCCGCTTACCATTACTGGAAAAGACGAAGAATGGTACGCCCAGCTTTCAGGCAACAGTGTGTTTTGCAGAGTAAGTAACGACAAAATCACATTTGAAGAGAACATATTGTTTACCCATTGGGGATTGAGCGGCCCGGCAATTTTACAGATTTCGTCTTACTGGAGAAGGGGTGAGGTGTTTAATGTGGACCTGCTGCCGAACCAAAATATTACCACGTTGATAGAAAATGAGCGGAAGCAAAACGGTAAGCTATTGCTGTCGACCTTGTTCAACCGTCTTTATACGCGTAAATTTACCGAAGCTATGGCCAAATACCTGCCTGTAGATAAGCAGGTGGCTGCTTTAACCCGAATTGAAATTGAACAGATTGAGCAAACCATTCACTTTTTCAAGGTGAAGCCGGCCGGCGATAAGGGCTATGATAAGGCTGAGGTAATGCGTGGTGGAATTGATACGAATGAACTGTCGTCCAAAACGCTGGAATGTAAAACCATCCCGGGTTTGTATTTTGGTGGCGAATGTGTAGATGTGACCGGCTGGCTGGGTGGTTATAATTTTCAATGGGCCTGGGCCAGCGGATTTGTCATTGCACAGCAGTTGTAG
- a CDS encoding 5-(carboxyamino)imidazole ribonucleotide synthase, with amino-acid sequence MAKQISDLKLGILGGGQLGRMLIQEAINYNLTTLVLDPDTDAPCKHIANYFECGSITDFDTVYNFGKKADIITIEIEKVNIEALEQLEKEGKQVYPQSRVIRLIQDKGVQKQFFKENNIPTAAFQLVNSRADMLNSNFAFPYILKQRKDGYDGKGVMKINGVDDIEQAFTAPCLIEELIDFEKEVAVIVARNPNGDMKTFPMVEMEFNAEANLVEFLISPSTYPEALQHKAENIAKNIASSLNITGLLAVEMFITKNGDLLVNELAPRPHNSGHQTIEGNYVSQFAQHLRAIFNLPLGDTRSITNAVMINLLGEKNHNGVARYQGLEKIMAIEGVYVHLYGKKYTKPFRKMGHVTIVDQNREGAIQKANYIKNTLKVIS; translated from the coding sequence ATGGCAAAACAAATAAGTGATTTAAAATTGGGGATATTGGGTGGTGGACAACTGGGCAGAATGCTCATTCAGGAGGCCATCAATTACAACCTAACCACCCTGGTTTTAGATCCGGATACCGATGCTCCATGTAAACATATTGCAAACTACTTTGAATGTGGCTCCATAACCGATTTTGATACCGTTTATAACTTCGGAAAAAAAGCCGACATCATTACCATCGAAATTGAAAAGGTTAATATAGAAGCTCTGGAGCAACTGGAGAAAGAAGGAAAACAAGTTTACCCACAGTCGAGAGTGATCCGTTTGATCCAGGACAAAGGGGTACAAAAGCAGTTTTTTAAAGAAAACAACATCCCTACTGCGGCCTTTCAATTGGTCAATTCCCGGGCCGACATGCTCAACAGCAATTTTGCCTTTCCTTATATCTTAAAACAACGTAAGGATGGCTACGATGGCAAAGGCGTAATGAAAATAAACGGGGTTGACGATATTGAGCAGGCATTTACGGCACCTTGTCTGATTGAAGAACTGATAGATTTTGAAAAAGAAGTTGCGGTGATTGTTGCCCGGAATCCCAATGGAGATATGAAAACATTTCCAATGGTAGAGATGGAGTTCAATGCGGAGGCCAACCTGGTAGAGTTCTTAATTTCGCCTTCCACTTATCCGGAGGCATTGCAGCATAAGGCAGAGAACATTGCCAAAAACATTGCCTCCTCGCTTAACATAACAGGTTTATTGGCTGTAGAAATGTTTATCACTAAAAATGGCGATCTGCTGGTAAATGAGCTGGCCCCACGCCCGCACAATAGCGGTCACCAGACTATTGAGGGCAATTATGTTTCTCAATTTGCACAGCACCTGCGCGCCATTTTCAATTTGCCACTGGGCGATACCCGTTCCATTACCAATGCGGTAATGATCAATTTACTGGGCGAGAAAAATCATAACGGAGTTGCCCGATATCAGGGATTAGAAAAAATAATGGCCATTGAAGGGGTCTATGTACACCTTTATGGTAAAAAATATACCAAGCCTTTCCGCAAAATGGGTCATGTTACTATCGTAGACCAAAACCGGGAAGGTGCTATACAAAAAGCCAATTATATTAAAAACACACTAAAAGTTATTTCATAA
- the purE gene encoding 5-(carboxyamino)imidazole ribonucleotide mutase codes for MSTASVKAGIIMGSKSDLHIMQDAADIFKEFGVEFEMTVVSAHRTPERMFDYAKNAASRGIKVIIAGAGGAAHLPGMVASITVLPVIGVPVKSSNSIDGWDSILSILQMPNGIPVATVALNAAKNAGLLAVQILSTADASLAEKMQAYKDDLRKKVEESAADM; via the coding sequence ATGAGTACAGCGAGCGTAAAAGCAGGAATTATCATGGGCAGCAAATCAGATCTTCACATTATGCAAGATGCTGCCGATATTTTTAAAGAATTTGGAGTTGAATTTGAAATGACTGTAGTATCGGCACATCGCACACCGGAAAGGATGTTCGACTATGCCAAAAATGCAGCTTCCAGAGGAATAAAAGTAATTATTGCCGGAGCAGGAGGTGCAGCGCATTTGCCTGGAATGGTGGCTTCCATTACAGTGTTACCGGTTATTGGTGTACCTGTAAAGTCCTCAAATTCAATTGATGGTTGGGATTCAATACTGTCTATTCTGCAAATGCCAAATGGTATTCCTGTAGCCACAGTTGCCTTAAATGCTGCAAAAAATGCGGGTTTACTGGCTGTCCAGATCCTGTCGACAGCAGACGCTTCACTGGCCGAAAAAATGCAGGCTTATAAAGATGATTTGCGCAAAAAAGTAGAAGAAAGCGCTGCCGATATGTAA
- a CDS encoding YqgE/AlgH family protein, with protein sequence MISRLQPQLGRLLISEPFLMDPNFKRSVILITDHQEEGTVGFILNHSSTLLLKDVIPELAEADFPVFMGGPVETDTIHFIHRCPELISGGQEVIKGIYWGGNFEALTIMIGNKSLKKEDIKFFIGYSGWGKEQLKTEMKENTWIVSDEFHADVVFSDNEENLWREVIINLGPKYAHVSNFPQDPNLN encoded by the coding sequence ATGATAAGCCGATTACAACCTCAATTGGGCAGATTGCTCATCTCTGAACCATTTTTAATGGATCCTAATTTTAAGCGTTCTGTAATTTTGATTACCGATCATCAGGAGGAAGGGACGGTAGGTTTTATTTTGAACCATTCCAGTACCTTGTTGCTTAAGGATGTGATTCCTGAATTAGCTGAAGCTGATTTTCCAGTGTTTATGGGCGGACCGGTTGAAACCGATACCATTCATTTTATACACCGCTGCCCAGAGCTGATCAGTGGGGGGCAGGAAGTGATAAAAGGGATATACTGGGGTGGTAATTTTGAAGCCCTAACAATAATGATTGGTAATAAAAGCCTGAAAAAGGAAGACATCAAGTTCTTTATCGGCTATTCGGGTTGGGGAAAAGAACAGCTAAAAACAGAAATGAAAGAAAATACCTGGATTGTATCCGATGAATTTCATGCAGATGTGGTTTTCTCCGATAATGAAGAAAACCTATGGCGTGAAGTGATCATCAATCTGGGCCCAAAATATGCACATGTCAGCAATTTTCCGCAGGACCCGAATTTGAATTAG